The following coding sequences lie in one Gemmatimonadota bacterium genomic window:
- a CDS encoding NUDIX domain-containing protein: MADKFKLITDVRVFLKNDRDEILMLRRTNTGYEDGNYSVIAGHLDGHEEVIEAAVREAKEEAGIEIRSIDIEVVGVMHRKENDERISFFLAASRWCGNGQFFDSYGWQ; encoded by the coding sequence ATGGCCGACAAATTCAAACTGATCACGGACGTTCGTGTTTTCCTAAAGAACGACAGGGACGAAATCTTAATGCTCAGACGGACTAACACTGGATACGAAGACGGAAACTATAGCGTGATCGCAGGACATCTCGACGGCCACGAAGAAGTGATAGAAGCTGCTGTCCGGGAGGCAAAGGAGGAAGCTGGCATCGAGATACGGTCTATAGATATCGAGGTAGTCGGGGTAATGCACAGGAAAGAAAACGACGAAAGGATTTCGTTCTTTCTTGCTGCGTCGAGATGGTGCGGAAACGGGCAGTTCTTTGACAGCTACGGTTGGCAATAA
- a CDS encoding class I SAM-dependent methyltransferase, with protein MSSIPRKPIHTIRDAERLDLALSGKIDWESFYAQGKRNPPFLTDKPDENLVSCFEQDCLTPGNAIDLGCGIGRNAVYLAKGGYRVDAIDLSETAIERGRSLARRSEVDVNFIVGSIFDLAYDAGLLHHLQPHRRPYYLEKIHAVLKPNGMFEMTCFDTSAGVPKEDWEIYEEGRMPPGIGYTEDRLRRILQHRFEIIEFRPMKVQSDDSGLFGILGLWTILMRPLHSRQVYQE; from the coding sequence TTGTCAAGCATCCCCAGAAAACCCATCCACACCATACGGGACGCGGAACGGCTCGATCTTGCCTTGTCCGGCAAGATCGACTGGGAGTCCTTCTATGCTCAGGGAAAACGAAATCCACCATTTCTTACAGATAAACCGGACGAGAATCTAGTCAGTTGCTTCGAACAGGATTGTCTTACGCCCGGCAATGCCATAGATCTCGGTTGTGGGATAGGTCGTAACGCCGTATACCTGGCGAAAGGGGGGTACCGGGTCGACGCCATCGACCTGTCAGAAACCGCGATCGAACGAGGTCGCTCCCTTGCGCGACGGTCGGAAGTGGACGTCAATTTCATTGTCGGGTCGATTTTCGACCTGGCCTACGATGCAGGCCTTCTTCATCACCTGCAGCCTCATCGACGGCCATACTATCTCGAAAAGATACATGCAGTACTCAAGCCGAACGGGATGTTCGAGATGACCTGCTTCGACACATCGGCCGGAGTTCCCAAAGAAGACTGGGAAATCTACGAAGAAGGCAGGATGCCGCCTGGGATCGGGTACACAGAAGATAGATTGCGAAGAATTCTGCAGCACCGCTTTGAAATCATTGAGTTTCGCCCCATGAAAGTTCAGTCTGATGATAGCGGACTGTTCGGCATACTGGGTCTGTGGACAATATTGATGAGACCATTGCACTCACGTCAAGTTTATCAAGAGTAA